A section of the Pseudomonadota bacterium genome encodes:
- a CDS encoding radical SAM protein, with product MQQFSKASVLPLIDPFDRAISYLRVSVTDRCDFRCVYCMSENMSFLPKTEVLTLEELDQVCTAFVKLGVRKLRLTGGEPLVRRNIMWLVQRLGRHLNTGALDELTITTNGSQLEKHAAGLATAGVKRINVSLDTLQKDKFS from the coding sequence ATGCAACAATTTAGCAAAGCTTCAGTGCTCCCATTAATTGACCCCTTTGACCGAGCCATCTCATATCTCCGTGTCTCGGTTACTGATCGTTGCGATTTTCGTTGCGTGTACTGTATGTCAGAAAATATGTCCTTTCTTCCAAAAACCGAAGTTTTAACTTTGGAAGAGCTAGACCAAGTGTGCACTGCATTTGTTAAGCTCGGCGTTCGAAAGCTTCGTCTAACGGGTGGTGAGCCTTTAGTACGACGGAACATTATGTGGTTAGTACAAAGGCTAGGGCGACACCTAAATACTGGAGCGCTCGATGAATTAACAATCACAACAAATGGTAGCCAATTGGAAAAACATGCCGCCGGTCTAGCCACAGCTGGCGTGAAACGAATCAATGTATCCTTAGATACACTTCAAAAAGATAAATTTTC